GGCGGCCAGCGGCGTCGACTATCGCAGTCTGCTGGCGACCATGGTCGAAACGGCTTTGGCCCGGGGTACGGGTCTGCGCTAGCGCTCACCGGGTCGGGCGGGGTCGATGGGCACCGCCGCGATGGTGTGGTCGATCACTCCGGAGAGCTGCTGGATCGGGGTCGGGCCGGATCCCGACGGCAGGGTCAGCGCGACGTACACCGGTCGATCCACCGTGTACCAGGTGGATCTGCCTGCGTCACCGGCGGATTGCTGTTCGGACGCCACCTCGAACCACTGCACCCGGTCGACGACCTGGATCGCGGACCCCACCACAAAGCCGGCCGGGCGCTCGAGCCCGCAGCGCAACACCACCGGTTCGGTGCCGGATCCGGCGCGCCAGGCGGTCGCGCCCGCGGGCGCCGGCTGCGCCAGCTGCGCGCGCTGGTAGTCGCCGAGCCGCTGCGGCAGCGCCGCGGAGAGCGCACGGCATGCGGAACTGTCGGCGTGCGGGGCCGGCGCGGCGGGCAGGGCGACCGGCCGCGGCGGCGCTTCGCGGGTGGCCGCGATGACAAGCACGACGCCGGTCGCCAGGACCGCCACCACCACCGCGGCGATCAGCAGGGCCCGCGGTGGCCCGCCCAGGTCCTCGGTGTCCGAACTTCCCATCACCACCCGGCCGTCGACGCCGGCAGCATCGACCACCGGACACCTCCCATCTCATACACTGGCGCCGTCCGCTCGCGCGGGCAGGGACCAAATTTACCGCAGGTCGGACCACTGTACGAGGCCCTGACGTGCCGGGACGCGCAGGAAGAGGACGCGCAGAAAGAGGTGCCGTGCGCGAAGAACCGGCTCCGGAGTCACCAACGCTGGGGCAACTCGGCGAGTTCGCCGTCATCGATCGGCTGGTACGCGGCCGCGTTCAGCCCGCCGCAGTGCTGCTCGGACCCGGCGACGACGCGGCGGTGGTGTCCGCCGCCGACGGCCGTACCGCCGTGTCGACCGACATGCTGGTGGCCGGCCGGCATTTCCGGCTGGACTGGTCGACGCCCCGCGACGTCGGCCGCAAGGCGATCGCTCAGAACGCGGCGGACATCGAGGCGATGGGTGGGCGGGCCGCGGCATTCGTGGT
The DNA window shown above is from Mycobacterium sp. Aquia_216 and carries:
- a CDS encoding DUF3515 domain-containing protein, whose product is MGSSDTEDLGGPPRALLIAAVVVAVLATGVVLVIAATREAPPRPVALPAAPAPHADSSACRALSAALPQRLGDYQRAQLAQPAPAGATAWRAGSGTEPVVLRCGLERPAGFVVGSAIQVVDRVQWFEVASEQQSAGDAGRSTWYTVDRPVYVALTLPSGSGPTPIQQLSGVIDHTIAAVPIDPARPGER